Sequence from the Meles meles chromosome 10, mMelMel3.1 paternal haplotype, whole genome shotgun sequence genome:
gtactttgaatcgttttaatcaggaatgaatactgtatcttgtcaaatgctatttctgcatcaattgagaggaccacatggtttttctctcttctcttattgatttgttctatcacattgactgatttgtgaatgttgaatcacctttgcatcccagggataaatcctacctggtcacagtggataatctttttaaagtactgttagattctattagctaggatcttggcatccatattcatcagggatattggcctgaaattcttctttttgatggtgtctttgcctggtttggggatcagggtaatgctggcttcatagaaagagtctggaagtttcccttctctttctattttttgaaacagcttctggagaataggtattatttcttctttgaatgtttggtagaatcctgcagggaatccatcaggccctgggctcttgtttttgggaggtttttgatcactgcttcaatctctttaccagatattggtctattcaggttgtcagtttcttcctgattaagttttggaagtttataggtttccaggaatgcattcatatcttctaggttgcttaacttattggcatataactattgataatgatttctgatgattgtttctatttccttggtgttaattgtaatctctcccttttcattcataattttattactttgggtcctctctattttcttttggattggtttggccagtggtttatcgacaaagctgtgatcaccaagacatcatggtactggcacaaaaacagacacataggccagtggaacagagtagagagcccagatatggacccacgactctatggttaaataatcttcgacaaagcaggaaaaatacagtgggaaaaaagacagttgcttcagtaaatggtgctcggaaaattggacagctatgtgtagaagaatgaaacttgaccattctcttacaccatacacaaagataaacttgaaatggataaaagatcttaatatgaggcaggaatctattaaaatcctagaggagaacataggcagtaacctcttcgacattggccacagcaacttctttcaagacatgtctccaaagccaaaggaaacaaaagtgaaaatgaacttttgggacttcatcgagatcaaaaccttctgcacagcaaaggaaacagtcaacaaaacaaagaggcaacccacagaatgggagaggtatttgcaaatgacactagagacaagggctgatatccaagatctataacgaactcctcaaactcaacacacacaaaatagataatcacgtcaaaaaatgggcagaagacatgaacagatgcttctccaaagaagacatacaaacggctaacagacacttgaaaataggtccatcatcattaaccatcagggagattcagtcaaaaccacattgagataccaccttacaccagttagaatggccaaaatcaacaagacataGACAAcaatattggagaggatgtggagaaaggggaacccttttacactgttggtgggaatgcaaattggtgtagcaactttggagaacagtgtggtgattccttaagaaattaaaaatagagcttccctatgaccatgcaattgcactactggatatttaccccaaagatacagatgtagtaaaaataagggccatctgtaccccaatgttcttagcagcaatggccacaattgccaaactgttcaaagagccaagatgcccttcaacagacaaatggataaagaagatacggtccatatatacaatggaatatgaatacccaacttttgtatcagcatggacaggattgaaggagattatgctgagtgatataagtcaagaagagagagtcaactatcatatggtttcacttacttgtggagcaaaaggaataacatggaagacattgggagaaggagaggagatgtgagttggggggaattggaggaggagacaaaccatgagagactgtggactctgagaaacaaactgagggttttgaaggggaggggagttggcggttgggtgagactggtggtgagtattaaggagggcacatattgcatggagcactgggtgtggtgcataaacaatgaatcttggaacactgaaaataaaattaaatttaaaaaaaaaggaaaataattctgaCCTTGATGATCCACCTGTTCTTtgtcagaaataaaaacacacttaaggggcgcctgggtggctcagtggattaagccgctgccttcggctcaggtcatgatctcagggtcctgggatcgagccccgcatcgggctctctgctctgcagggagactgcttcctcctctctctctgcctgcctctctgcctagttgtgatctctctctctgtcaaataaataaataaaatctttaaaaaaaaaaaaaaaaaaaaaaaacacacttaatatttaaaaactggaGGAAAACACTCACCTACACAATTTCTGAACACCAGAGACCAGTAGAAAATTCTACCCCATCTAATTGGTTGAAAATACAAAGCCAACTCTATGAAAGAGTTCTAGGAGCCCATTTTCTAGAAATTTGGGGGGACTATTTGGGTTAACTAGTTCTAAAGCAGCAAAACAGGAGAAAGTCTTTAGAAAAGAAATCGCTTCTTTCATGCCTAAAGATGTAGGGTTTATGCACTATGTGGTCACTatggggatttcttttttttaagttcatgaaTAAGCAGAGATTTTAACAAAGTATTTCAAATTTGTGTTCTATACACCATGTAAAAGTGATCAACATTCCCATCAATACATTCTGTTCCCCTCAAGGAGAAATTCAAACCACAACTCTCTTACAAagttaaaaaccaaaaccctcaTCTTGTGTGAAAAAAACCACTGTCTTATCTGGTGGGCTGCACTTATCCTCCAAGGGCAGATGCCTTTAAGCCCCTCAATTATAAAGAAGGCATAATTAGGGCAGCCTTTAGAATTACATAAACTATGCCCTATAATAAAGGAAGACACCTGAGGTGAGTTTCTAGCACTTACGTTCAGTCTCTCCCTCACCCAGGTGCAGACCCAGAGCTGGAGTGGAAATCTAGCCATCTTGGGAAAGCTGAGGTTTTCAGTAGTTACATTACTCAAAACATCATGATTGAGGCCATGGGTGACTTTTCAAAGTTTCTTACCAGAGTTCCTTGGTCTGTGATGGCGGCTCCTTTTCTCAAGAGCTTTCCCACTCTCCAGTCTTGTCTTTTCCTCTGCATGCAGCACCCTCCTGCAACCTCCCAGCTCCCAAACCAGCCCAGGGGCAGGCATTTCCTCACTGCCCAGAGCAAAACAGCTCAGCACTCACAGAGATGTAACCGGCTCTGGGCCCCTCCCTTCTGACCTTGGgttactttgtttaaaaaaaggaaaaaaaaaaaaaaaaaggagaagaggaaagggggaaggagaaggaagagtagGAGAGAGGTGAGAGGTAAAGTGACTTTGAGCTCACCTCACCGTTCTATTTCAAACAAGCCGCTAGAGAGGTTGCTGAGTAAAAGAAACTCAGTGCTGCCTCCTGCTGGTAAAAACATTTTGTAAGAAAAAGAGCGCAGATATAATATGTAAATGTCTGATTAAAgattacatgcaactaatgaatccttaaacactacaccaaaaactaataatgtactatatgtgggctaattgaacataacaaaaataagttaaaaaataaagtacttactggaaggttaaaaaaaataaagattattagGCTTGTCACAAAATAGGTTAAAGATGtaggcaaggggcacctgggtggctcagtgggttaagcctctgccttcagctcaggtcatggcctcagggtcctgggatcgagccctacatcgggcttcctgctcagcggggagcctgcttcctcctctctctgcctgcccctctgcctagcTGGGATCtctccctgggtggctcagtggattaagccgctgccttcggctcgggtcatgatctcagggtcttgggatcgagccccgcatcgggctctctgctccgcagggagcctgcttcctcctctctctctgcctgcctctctgcctacttgtgatctctctctctgtcaaataaataaataaaatctttaaaaaaaaaaaaaaagatgtaggcAAGTACCCAAACCGACTGTCAGCTGAGTGGGTAACCCTACATGCCCAGAAAGGCTCTTGAAATATCATGAACGTCTGTTAGAAAACTGCTCGGACTTCTCAGAGGCTCTAATTACTTTTCAGGAGGGGCTGTGAATGGCATCTTGCAAAAATGTTCTGTCTCCTAGCAGGTTTGAGAGAACTGTTCTCCCAGTTTCTAATCTCTTCTcaccaagtttcttttttttccttttcacttttaatAAGTAATTTAAACTTTCCAAATCTCAATTGCTTTGCCTGTTAAGTAGGGAAAATAATTTCtaacccaaatgaaagaataggtctaagaaaaaaaaattatctttttagaGTCTTTCAAGGTCAATGACTGACAAATCAGCATTATGCATTAAAGGGGAAAGGTAATACGAAATATTTTCTATTCTGGGATTCCAATACCAGCCGTAACACCAAGCCCGTGGTAGATGTAATTTTTCTGTCATTTGTCAAACACTTACACAGTTTCTGCTATGTGTTATGTATGCTCTGTGCATTTACAAAATCTCAGTCCACGTGATTTCTCTGTGAGGTAGGTACAGTtatctacattttacagatgacagaaCGGAGACAGAAAGGTTAAAAAACTAGCCCAGAGTCAACAGGGGGTAAGTGGCAGGATTTGGATTTGAGCTCAGGCAGGCGGCCTCTGGAGACCGAGTTCCGTCAGCTGCTCTCTAGTGGATGTGCTGTCATTCTGCTTGATTCTCCGGCAATCAGGTTGGCCTCGTCTGGGGTCAGAGGACCTCAGATGACCTTAAAGAAGTTGAGCTTCAAAGAGCCCCAGGGGGAGGGAATGAAACACCTATTTCGGGTAACTGAAGCTGGGTCACTTCCTTGTATTGCACTGTGTGCTGATGCCCGTCCTGACGCTGGTCCACGTATATGGCAGCCCTCAGTCCCTGGCTGAACCTGCTCCACCCGGTCTGAGCATCAGCACTGAGCGTCCCCCTTGTTATTCCAGAAGCAGATAAAGTGACCCAGAAGCCCCTCTTCTGACAAAGAAGGGTTCCCTAGCCACATATATGTTGCCCATCCCCTTAGCAGGTTCTCTGCATTATTCCTGAGGGAAAAAATGTAACATAACAGGATGGAAGATATTACTGCCTTGATGTTTTTAGAGCCCCTGACATTTTCTGgaggcttaaaaaaaatcactgtctcAGGTAGTAGAATGACGGGATCCATGTTGTGGACTTTGAgggttaagaaaaaataatgatcagCTGTGCTGGTGATAAGTAGTAAGTACAAGACTGCTGCTGACAAACTGTTTCCTCAAGTTCGAGGGGCCCCTCGCTGGGATCCTGCTGTTTGAAGCAAAGCTCAAGAGGAAAGAGCCTTCCTTCCGAGCAGCGGGACACCACATGACTCTGATGATACCGTGTCCGCAAACAGTCCTCAGTCTTCATGCCTGGCTAGTGGTCTCTGGATACTGAGTATGTGAGTGTCATTTTCTCGGGGTGTCTTTGTGTCGCGCCCTGTGCTGATGCCGTGTCCCGCTGGCATGCCTTGATCTTCTGGAGCAGAAGTATTATTCCTAATTTCACGATGAGGACTCTGTATTTTAAGTACTTGCACCAGCCACACAGTGAGTAGGGGAAAGGAGATTCGTTCCTGTCTCCCTGAGTCCAATCTAGTGGTGGGATCTGCTCTTTTAACCTCATGTACCTCTGAATTCTTGACCTCTGACTAACCTCTGGGGTACCTTACTGGCGTCCTCTAATGCCACTGCTGTGGCCAGGTATGCGTGTGTTTTCCCTCTTCCACGGCTTTCTCCTGAGAATGAGAATTATCAGTGAGCTTGCGGGGCACAACTTGTCCCTGCTGTGACTCCGCAGACCCTTTGTAACTTTCGGAAGACCCTCTGATCACTAGAAGGCTGCCACTGCTGGTCTCTTCCTCAGATAGAAGGTTCTATAGGCTTTCCTATAATGCAGCTTACAGTACAGTATTCACGACGACGTCCGAACAGCGAAAAACACAGCTCTGACCCCTCCAAAGTGTATATAGCTAAGCACCAGTGTAAAAACGAAATTCTACTCGAAAAATTATACCCTACAAATAACAATTTTGAACCAGATAATAgtttagaaacacagattttttAATAGCCTTATTTTAAGAGCTTTAAATaacttgatttctcttttccattctttctttccataCAAGAAATAAGACAATGGAGAaatgttttaaacttttacttTAAAGTGCTTAATTATTAAATGGTTAATATTAGAACAATATGACTTTTCCTATTTTCgattatatagagaaaataaacatttgattTGCTCGAATAACTTTTATAGTTTATGAAGTTTGTTTATATTGTTGAATATATAAGCTCATTCCAAATATATAGCCTGACATCTTAGAATCTGAGATATTGACTTTGGGCAACAGTTAAGGCAAATTTTTAATTCTCATTGGAAGCACtgaattgaaatgaaatgaagtcaCTTTCTGGGTCATCTTCTCTAGAACCATCTTCTATTTCATGTTTCAGCAAAgatttaattattctttgaaaaatttctaGCTCTAATAATGGTGGCAATTTATATTCCAAGGAAATATAATTATCTTGCTCAGAAAAGTGGAAGAAGCATagaattgcctttatttttatagttacaaCCATGTATTGGGAGCACATGTGAACAATTTAGACATAAAATTATGATGGAAAAAACGCAACGAACAGACAGTGGACATAGACGATGGTCCTCTGCCAAGTGAAGTGAATTCTATTTATGTGTTTACTTATTTAAGCTTATTAAATGTCTTTGATTATCTTTCTCAGCATATATATTTGGTTATATTGTtgaatactatatattatatgctTTGAgtactatatatatttaattggatactatatattttaatgaaagttaaTTATGCTTAATTTTGTACCTATTCTAGAATTTTATGACTCTTAAAGTTAATTAAAGTTCTCATAACTTGTTGAAAAATAGAGGATAATTAACATCAtgatatattttaagataaaactaaaaagcttttgcacagcaaagaaaaccatcagcaaaatgaaaagataacctattaaatgagagaaaatatttggaaatcatttatccaataggggttaatatccaaaatatataaagaactcatataactcaatgaCAGAAAACCAAATGATCCATTTTAAAAACGGGCAgatctgaatggacatttttccaaagaagacatccagatggccaacaggcacatgaaaagtgGCTTGACATCACACGTCATCATCACAATCACAATGagattatcacctcacacctgttagaatggctattatcaaaaccACAAGTGATTACAAGTGTTGTTGAAGATGTGGGAAGAAGGGGACCCTTATGCATATAAATTAGTAGAGCCACTATAAAAAACAGTTATGGAAGTTCCtccaaaaattcaaaatagaactaccatttgATTCAGCAATTTCATTCATCCAAAGGATGAAttcatccaaaggaaatgaaaacactaactcaaaaagatatctgtgcCCCCATGATAGtacagcactattcacaataacTAAGACAAGGAAACAACATAAGTTCCCATCAATgggagaatggaaaaagaaaatgtggtatgtataaaatgaaatagtaatcagacataaaaaggaaggaagcttTGCTGTCTGTGACAAcctggatggatcttgagggcattaggctagtgaaataaatcagacagagaaagacaagtaccatattgatctcacttatatgtggaaccaaaaagggagggagggaaggagagaaggagaaagaaggaagaaagggagagagggggaagggaagagagagagggagggaggggagaaaggaaggaaggaggaaagaaaggaaggaagcaaggaggaaagaaaggaaggaagcaaggagaaaagaaagaaagaaggagaaagaaagaaagagaaagagaaaaaaaaacccaaacaactagCTCATAGATACAAGGAACAGATTGATGATTGTCAGAGGCCAGTGCATGGggagtgggtgaaatgggtgaagagaATCAAGAGGCACAAAGTTCCAGTTACGAAATAAATAACTTACGGAGATGAATGCACAGTTAAGTGACTGTAGTTACTAATACTGTATTGCATGTTTGAAAGTTTCTCTTAAGAGAGCAGATCTTGAAAGTTTTCAATACATGAAAAAATTGTATAGTGACAGTTGTTAATTATacttattgtgatcattttgcaatatctACAAATACTGAATGATAAAAAAAAGCAGCTATTACTTATCTTATCACCATTAGCATCATGAAGACAGTTGTTCAATCTGGTAAATTCAGAGGAACTTCCACCACCATGAAAGAAAGACGATGTTATCTAACCATAATTGTCTCATGATGTTTGGTGCTACCCCAAACCATCTTCAAGTAAGTTGATTCAATACTACAAAAAATGTTGTTGGGAACTATTTGAAGAACTTTAACAGGTAATTCAAtcttattagaaattattttaaataatgaaattattataacccaataataaatgtaatatttgaGCAATGCTCAAAACTCTTACCTCTAGAACCATTTAAACATTTACTAATGAATGTTCTTCATGTCACCAAATCCtcaacatttaatatattttaggaTACTTTTGTATGGTTTCTCCTTGGACTAGAGCTTTCCCTAACTTTCTCCCCTTTACTCATAAATTATTCCATCAAGGAATTTAAAGTTTCTCTAAACTCTTACTTCATTGGTCTTGCAATTGGTAAGACAGAGTCATATAATTCTGCAACattttctctactgaaatttcAGATCTATTCTGGAAGTTCTATCTTATGGTATTAATCTTACTGTGCTGTTTCTAGCTACCACAAGGTGATTAAAAAATCACATATGTCTAAATACATAAGCCAGAGAAATGCACTGAtgtaattttttacatttaaatttttttctccatacATTAATATTCctgatttcaaaaaataaagaacatttaatattttttaaaagaaagactaggggtgcctgcatggcccAGTCAGTTGGGTGACCAACttgtggtttcagctcaggtcatgatctcttggatCCGGGGATTGGGCCagtatcaggctctgcactctgtggggagtctgcttgacattgtttccttctgtcccttcccctagtctctctctctctctctcaaatagataaataaatgaatctattttaaaaaagactaaataTTCTGATAATTTAGATGTACAAAATCCCAATATAGTCTCTCAATTTTAGATGACATGTTTTTCATTGAacttttccctatttttaaagctaaaaaatGGACAGTTACCattttaagagtctcatgctctaccgactgagctagccgggtGCTCAGTTACCATTTTAATTCAAACTCTAAGTGggaattttttctgttttttgcttCAGCAAACCACTGAATTTAAAAGGAAATGCTACTCAAACAACATTCTATCTATGATTCACATGTTTTTTTTCCGCAATATTCTATACAAAGAAGCCTTCACCTGAGCATTCCTCAGGCTGTAAATGAGGGGGTTCAGCATTGGGTTAAAGAGACTGTGAAATAGGGACagtattttctccagctcttctcGTTGATTAGACTCTGGGACCATATAAACCACCATGGCTATGCCAAAGAAAAGCCCCACCACACAGAGGTGGGAGGAGCAGGTAGAGAAGGCCTTTATGCGGCCCTCCTTTGACTGGATCTTTAGGATGGCCCAGAGAATGCACATGTATGAGACTAGCATTAAGCAGACTGGCCCGACTAAGACAAATATACAGGCAGCAAGGATAACCACTTGATTGATCCATGTATCAGCACAGGCCAGCTTCAGGACAGACAGAATTTCACAGAAGACGTGGTTCACTTTCCTGGATGCACAGAAGGGCAACCTTAGAAGGAGAATTGCATGTACCAGAGACAAAGTAAATCCACATGACCAGGAAGTGACAGCTAGAACCGTGCACACTCTCCAGCTCATGATGACAGTGTACTGGAGGGGGTGGCAGATTGCCACAAACCTATCATAGGACATCGCCACCAAAATCAGGCACTCTGTAGCAGCAAAGCCCAAATAGAGAAATGTCTGCATTACGCATGGAACAAAGGAGATGGTTCTCTTCTGATTCACTAAGTTTGCCAGCATCTTGGGGACATTATTGGATGCATAGGACATGTCAAGGATGGCCAGGTGtgagaggaagaagtacatgggggtgtgcagTCTCGGGTCCAGACAGATGAGCCCAAAGATCATGCCATTTGCCAACAGGCTGAAGATGTAGAACAGGGAGAAGGTCCAGAAGAGGGATACTTCCATCTCTGCACTGAGCTGGAGTCCTACCAAGATGAACTCTGAGACCCATGAATGGTTGCTTCCCATTTCTCAGTGACAGTTTATCAAGGACTCAAGTATGAGAAAAGGTCAGAGCTGGAGAATCAACCAAAATTAGAGTTACTTATCTCAAAATGAGTTTGGAGAAAGGTTCTATCTTTATACCTACTAGCCACACCTCCTATCCGCCAGAATTGGCTATCTTCTTGATTGAACTTTTAATGTGGAAGTTTAAACTCACAAGAAAGGGTCAAGAATTAGGCAAAGAACTCTCAAATGCCTTCACACAGATTCAACAAATTTCAATATCTCTTTCATATTTAccttattctctttttctccaccatTGTGTGACTTTTCTGAGTGTAGGATGAATTCAGTAACTTTTTAAATACTGAGAATTATTGCATAACACTTAAGAGCATACTAGGGTTAGGGAATTGTAAATTCGCAATCTAGTATATATTGGGTTGGAAAACGAAAATGGGACATTCAAAAATATCAGTGTGGTTACAAACCGTGTGCATCACTACCCTCGTTGTATAATTCTGGTGGGGTGTTGCCATGGGTGTTGTCATAGTCCTCCTCAATTGAACCATTTTATTATAGGTACCACTGAGTACTACGAAGAGAAAGAAGGCAGCCTACTTGATCTTCTCTTGGCCCCACTGAAACACGAATGATAAAACAACCTGCAAAAAAAGGGTCTTTTCTACTCTTGTGAATCAGAGTAGATTCACACGAAGCGGCTCTTCAGGTACCT
This genomic interval carries:
- the LOC123951886 gene encoding olfactory receptor 2A2-like, whose amino-acid sequence is MGSNHSWVSEFILVGLQLSAEMEVSLFWTFSLFYIFSLLANGMIFGLICLDPRLHTPMYFFLSHLAILDMSYASNNVPKMLANLVNQKRTISFVPCVMQTFLYLGFAATECLILVAMSYDRFVAICHPLQYTVIMSWRVCTVLAVTSWSCGFTLSLVHAILLLRLPFCASRKVNHVFCEILSVLKLACADTWINQVVILAACIFVLVGPVCLMLVSYMCILWAILKIQSKEGRIKAFSTCSSHLCVVGLFFGIAMVVYMVPESNQREELEKILSLFHSLFNPMLNPLIYSLRNAQVKASLYRILRKKNM